A single window of Jiangella alkaliphila DNA harbors:
- a CDS encoding sigma-70 family RNA polymerase sigma factor — protein sequence MDGTAIDRFGTGRFEASRNRLASLAYRLLGSAADAEDAVQDAYLHWQAADRQRIKVPEAWLTKVVTNLCLDRLRSAQARRERTAGAWLPEPLLDGDPMLGPADTYEQRESVSLAVLTLMEHLSPVERAVYVLREAFSYGHAEIAEILDVTESASQQHLHRARRRISTSRPRGVDVDPASARRIVEEFFTAAASGRTEPLVALLTDDATAISDGAGLTATLLRYDTPQRIAAIARAGFAPTAAKRRFAGGTPAVHYALVNRSPAILFVLGDHVVGAVTFDLTGGRIAAVCGVAAPTQLIRLTEAWRQHEPDLPIVTQW from the coding sequence ATGGACGGCACCGCCATCGATCGCTTCGGCACCGGCCGGTTCGAAGCCAGCCGCAACCGGCTGGCCTCACTGGCCTACCGGCTGCTGGGTTCCGCCGCCGACGCCGAGGACGCCGTGCAGGATGCATACCTGCACTGGCAGGCCGCCGACCGGCAGCGGATCAAGGTCCCGGAAGCGTGGCTGACCAAGGTCGTCACCAACCTGTGCCTCGACCGGCTCCGCTCGGCGCAGGCCCGCCGCGAACGCACCGCCGGTGCCTGGCTGCCCGAACCACTGCTCGACGGCGACCCGATGCTCGGCCCGGCCGACACCTACGAGCAGCGCGAATCGGTCTCCCTGGCCGTGCTGACGCTCATGGAGCACCTGTCACCCGTCGAACGGGCCGTCTACGTCCTACGCGAAGCGTTCTCCTACGGCCACGCCGAGATCGCCGAGATCCTCGACGTCACCGAATCCGCCAGCCAGCAGCACCTCCACCGGGCCAGGCGCCGCATCAGCACATCGCGACCCCGCGGCGTCGACGTCGACCCGGCATCCGCCCGCAGGATCGTCGAGGAGTTCTTCACCGCCGCCGCCTCGGGCCGCACCGAACCACTGGTGGCGCTACTCACCGACGACGCGACGGCGATCTCCGACGGCGCCGGCCTGACCGCGACGCTACTGCGATACGACACGCCGCAACGCATCGCCGCCATCGCCCGGGCCGGATTCGCACCCACAGCCGCGAAACGGCGGTTCGCCGGCGGCACGCCCGCCGTCCACTACGCGCTCGTCAACCGCTCCCCTGCCATCCTCTTCGTGCTCGGCGACCACGTCGTCGGCGCCGTGACGTTCGATCTCACCGGCGGCAGGATCGCCGCCGTCTGCGGCGTCGCCGCCCCCACCCAACTCATCCGCCTCACCGAAGCCTGGCGGCAGCACGAACCGGACCTACCGATCGTCACCCAGTGGTAA
- a CDS encoding ABC transporter ATP-binding protein, translating to MTPAIQIQQLRKSFGTVTALDGLDLSVETGEVHGFLGPNGAGKSTTIRILLGLLRADAGRAVVLGGDPWDDAVELHHRLAYVPGDVELWPNLTGGEAIDLMARLRGGLDPDRRRDLIERFDLDPSKKARTYSKGNRQKVAIIAALASDMDLLILDEPTAGLDPLMETVFQQLIAQAKNDGRTVLLSSHILAQVEKLCDTISIIRRGEVVQTGTLAQMRHLTRTTIEADTLRPADTLAELPGVHDFHDENGRARFDVDSEHLDTVIRRLGDLGVRSITSRPPTLEELMLRHYGDELAGNGAGGAR from the coding sequence ATGACTCCTGCCATCCAGATCCAGCAACTGCGCAAGTCCTTCGGAACCGTCACCGCACTCGACGGACTCGACCTGAGTGTCGAGACCGGCGAGGTCCACGGCTTCCTCGGCCCGAACGGCGCCGGCAAGTCGACCACCATCCGGATCCTGCTCGGGCTGCTCCGTGCCGACGCCGGCCGCGCCGTCGTGCTCGGTGGCGACCCATGGGATGACGCCGTCGAGCTGCACCACCGGCTCGCCTACGTCCCCGGTGACGTCGAGCTGTGGCCCAACCTCACCGGCGGCGAGGCCATCGACCTGATGGCCCGGCTGCGCGGCGGCCTGGACCCCGACCGCCGCCGCGACCTGATCGAACGCTTCGACCTGGACCCCTCCAAGAAGGCCCGCACCTACTCCAAGGGCAACCGGCAGAAGGTCGCCATCATCGCCGCGCTCGCCTCCGACATGGACCTTCTCATCCTCGACGAACCCACCGCGGGCCTGGACCCGCTCATGGAGACGGTGTTCCAGCAGCTCATCGCCCAGGCCAAGAACGACGGGCGCACCGTGCTGCTGTCCAGCCACATCCTCGCCCAGGTCGAGAAGCTGTGCGACACCATCAGCATCATCCGCCGCGGCGAGGTCGTCCAGACCGGCACCCTCGCGCAGATGCGGCACCTGACCCGCACCACCATCGAGGCCGACACGCTGCGACCGGCGGACACGCTGGCGGAGCTGCCCGGGGTGCACGACTTCCACGACGAGAACGGCCGGGCACGCTTCGACGTCGACAGCGAGCACCTCGATACGGTGATCCGCCGGCTCGGTGACCTGGGCGTGCGCAGCATCACCAGCCGCCCGCCCACGCTCGAGGAGCTCATGCTGCGCCACTACGGCGACGAGCTCGCCGGCAACGGGGCCGGGGGTGCGCGATGA
- a CDS encoding NAD(P)/FAD-dependent oxidoreductase has translation MKHRIVVLGAGYAGAYVAGNLAGRLSPTDTEITVVNAAPEFVQRQRLNQLAAGREVAAPQLTEVFAGTTIQVRLARVTAIVPERRVVAVADAEGGGEVGYDSLVYALGSHVADHIVPGVAQHAFDVAGRPSALRLRERLDELERRGDGGRVLVVGDGLTGIETATEIAEARIGLSVSLLARGELGARLCTGARTHLRRACARLGITVVEHTRVDAVEATRVRCADGAVLASDATVWTGGFAVSPIAAAAGLEVTEHGQIVVDRTMRSVSNPDVYAIGDSVHTIGDNGRQLPMNCGSAGYTGRQAIEAIVGRLTGRDIANVKLVYWNNAISLGRRDGILQLIDGAAQPRRRFVGGRMARQIKAGVQRGALLGTMHPTAFGLPKRRRRLATPSNDAHTTVA, from the coding sequence ATGAAGCATCGCATCGTCGTTCTCGGCGCGGGCTATGCCGGGGCCTACGTGGCCGGGAACCTGGCCGGCCGGTTGTCACCGACGGACACCGAGATCACAGTGGTCAACGCCGCGCCGGAGTTCGTGCAGCGGCAGCGGCTGAACCAGCTGGCGGCCGGCCGCGAGGTCGCGGCTCCGCAGCTGACCGAGGTCTTCGCGGGCACGACGATCCAGGTGCGGCTGGCCCGGGTCACCGCGATCGTCCCGGAGCGCCGGGTCGTCGCGGTGGCCGACGCCGAGGGCGGCGGCGAGGTCGGCTACGACTCGCTCGTGTACGCGCTCGGCAGCCACGTCGCCGACCACATCGTCCCCGGCGTGGCCCAGCATGCCTTCGACGTCGCCGGGCGGCCCTCGGCGCTGCGGCTGCGCGAACGCCTGGACGAGCTGGAGCGGCGGGGCGACGGCGGACGGGTGCTGGTCGTCGGCGACGGGTTGACCGGCATCGAGACCGCCACCGAGATCGCCGAGGCCCGGATCGGGCTGTCGGTGTCGCTGCTGGCCCGCGGCGAGCTGGGCGCCCGGCTCTGCACCGGTGCGCGCACCCATCTGCGCCGGGCTTGCGCGCGGCTGGGCATCACCGTCGTCGAGCACACGAGGGTAGACGCGGTCGAGGCCACCCGGGTGCGGTGCGCCGACGGCGCCGTCCTGGCCTCCGACGCGACGGTCTGGACGGGCGGGTTCGCGGTCAGCCCCATCGCCGCCGCCGCCGGGCTCGAGGTCACCGAGCACGGTCAGATCGTCGTCGACCGCACCATGCGGTCGGTCTCGAACCCGGACGTCTACGCCATCGGCGACAGCGTCCACACCATCGGCGACAACGGCCGGCAGCTGCCGATGAACTGCGGCTCGGCCGGCTACACCGGCCGCCAGGCCATCGAGGCGATCGTGGGACGCCTGACCGGCCGCGACATCGCGAACGTCAAACTCGTCTACTGGAACAACGCCATCAGCCTCGGACGGCGCGACGGGATCCTGCAGCTGATCGACGGCGCCGCGCAGCCGCGGCGGAGATTCGTCGGCGGGCGGATGGCCAGGCAGATCAAGGCCGGCGTCCAGCGGGGCGCGCTGCTGGGCACCATGCACCCGACGGCGTTCGGCCTGCCCAAGCGCCGGCGTCGCCTGGCCACCCCATCGAACGACGCCCACACGACGGTCGCGTAG
- a CDS encoding ABC transporter permease — translation MSTATTLPTQARSSSRSRSTLAGTWTLTRFMLRRDRVRLPVWIAALTLFGVGTVGSFEQTYPTAADRATAADLSSLPAVTAMVGRIYSRDDYTYGVMTGHQMYVFMAILLGLMSILLFVRHTRAEEETGRAELVRSNVLGRHAQLTAAFLVVGGANAVTGLLIAAGLSGSGADGVSGEGSLLFGVGLVAAGLVFTAVAAVTSQITEYARGASGMALAVLGVTYAIRAVGDVAASGLSWVSPLYWGQATRSFAADQRWWPLLLMVALTVLLATVAYTLSVHRDVGAGLRPARLGSPTASPALSGPLGLAFRLQRASLIAWSIGLLVLAVTYGSLVDSIQGMFDQISSFEDLIRDIAGATLIESWLVTVLSLTGMLASIQAVLAVLRLRAEETAGRAEPILATAVSRGRWAASHLTMAFGGSAVSMVLAGLGFGVSTAIATDDTAWIGDMLAAGLVQLPAIWVAAGFAMAVVGLAPRLSPLTWLVPAYAIAIVYMGQILQFPDWTRNLSPFGHVPELPAGDFEPVPVLILLTIAAAFSWAGLAGMRRRDIPIN, via the coding sequence ATGAGCACCGCCACCACGCTGCCCACGCAGGCCAGGTCATCGTCGAGATCGCGGAGCACACTGGCCGGCACCTGGACGCTGACCCGGTTCATGCTGCGCCGCGACCGCGTCCGCCTGCCAGTATGGATCGCCGCGCTGACACTCTTCGGGGTCGGCACGGTGGGCAGCTTCGAGCAGACCTACCCGACCGCCGCGGACCGCGCGACGGCGGCGGACCTGTCCAGCCTGCCGGCGGTCACCGCCATGGTGGGCCGCATCTACAGCCGCGACGACTACACCTACGGCGTGATGACCGGCCACCAGATGTACGTCTTCATGGCGATCCTGCTGGGACTGATGAGCATCCTGCTGTTCGTCCGCCACACCCGCGCCGAGGAAGAGACCGGCCGCGCCGAACTCGTCCGCTCGAACGTCCTGGGCCGCCACGCCCAGCTGACCGCGGCGTTCCTCGTCGTCGGCGGCGCCAACGCCGTCACCGGACTGCTCATCGCCGCCGGGCTGAGCGGCTCCGGCGCCGACGGCGTCTCCGGTGAGGGTTCCCTGTTGTTCGGTGTCGGCCTGGTCGCCGCCGGTCTGGTGTTCACCGCGGTCGCCGCGGTCACCAGCCAGATCACCGAATACGCCCGCGGCGCGTCCGGGATGGCGCTGGCGGTGCTCGGCGTGACCTACGCGATCCGGGCGGTCGGCGACGTCGCCGCGAGCGGCCTGTCGTGGGTGTCGCCGCTGTACTGGGGCCAGGCCACCCGGTCCTTCGCCGCCGACCAGCGGTGGTGGCCGCTGCTGCTCATGGTCGCCCTGACCGTCCTGCTGGCCACCGTCGCCTACACATTGAGCGTGCACCGCGACGTCGGCGCCGGTCTGCGTCCGGCCCGGCTCGGCTCCCCCACCGCCTCACCAGCGTTGAGCGGCCCGCTCGGGCTCGCGTTCAGGCTGCAACGCGCCAGCCTCATCGCGTGGTCCATCGGGCTGCTCGTCCTCGCGGTCACCTACGGATCGTTGGTCGACAGCATCCAGGGCATGTTCGACCAGATCTCCTCGTTCGAGGACCTGATCCGCGACATCGCCGGTGCCACACTGATCGAGTCGTGGCTGGTCACCGTGCTCAGCCTCACCGGCATGCTCGCCTCCATCCAGGCCGTCCTCGCGGTACTGCGGCTGCGGGCGGAGGAGACCGCCGGGCGCGCGGAACCGATCCTGGCCACGGCGGTCTCCCGCGGCCGCTGGGCCGCCAGCCACCTCACCATGGCCTTCGGCGGCAGCGCCGTCAGCATGGTGCTGGCCGGGCTCGGCTTCGGCGTCTCCACCGCAATCGCCACCGACGACACCGCCTGGATCGGCGACATGCTCGCCGCCGGCCTCGTGCAGCTCCCAGCGATCTGGGTCGCTGCCGGCTTCGCGATGGCCGTCGTCGGCCTGGCACCACGACTGAGCCCGCTGACCTGGCTCGTCCCCGCCTACGCGATCGCCATCGTCTACATGGGACAGATCCTGCAGTTCCCCGACTGGACCAGGAACCTGTCACCGTTCGGGCATGTCCCCGAACTCCC
- a CDS encoding TetR/AcrR family transcriptional regulator, whose translation MRDTSAKREARPAGVETAERIRDAAIARFGRDGFAVGLRALAADAGVTAGLIVHHFGSKDGLRRECDAQVLAVIRAEKTKAVTTGTAAMLFAQLAEVEQFAPMARYLLRSLQAGGALASELVEQMLADAQEYLAAGVAAGVILPSRDPEARTRFLAYQNIGGLLLWATMHLDDHPDDFAAAFRRYSEQITLPALELFSQGLFVDRSMLDDYLMYVPDPPPAGDAATAAS comes from the coding sequence GTGCGCGACACGAGCGCGAAGCGAGAGGCCCGGCCCGCCGGCGTGGAGACGGCCGAGCGGATCCGCGACGCCGCGATCGCGCGGTTCGGTCGCGACGGTTTCGCCGTGGGGCTGCGAGCACTCGCCGCGGACGCCGGCGTGACCGCGGGACTGATCGTGCACCACTTCGGCTCGAAGGACGGCCTGCGACGCGAGTGCGATGCGCAGGTCCTGGCGGTCATCCGCGCCGAGAAGACCAAGGCCGTGACGACCGGCACCGCCGCGATGCTGTTCGCGCAGCTGGCCGAGGTGGAGCAGTTCGCGCCGATGGCCCGGTACCTGCTGCGCAGCCTGCAGGCCGGTGGCGCGCTGGCGTCGGAGCTGGTCGAGCAGATGCTGGCCGACGCGCAGGAGTATCTGGCGGCGGGCGTCGCGGCGGGCGTGATCCTCCCCAGCCGCGACCCGGAGGCGCGCACGCGGTTCCTCGCCTACCAGAACATTGGCGGCCTGCTGCTGTGGGCCACGATGCACCTCGACGATCACCCGGACGACTTCGCCGCGGCGTTCCGCCGCTACTCCGAGCAGATCACCCTGCCGGCGCTGGAACTGTTCAGCCAGGGCCTGTTCGTCGACCGCTCCATGCTGGACGACTACCTCATGTACGTGCCGGATCCGCCACCGGCAGGCGACGCGGCCACGGCCGCGAGCTAG
- a CDS encoding SDR family NAD(P)-dependent oxidoreductase — MTEPGPASLAGRVAVVTGAGSGIGAATTVTLAALGARVCCAGRRADGVERTAERITAAGGKAFGLRVDVASPEDNAAMVRETVNRYGAVHIAHLNAATGHWAGVLDYPLEEWDHTMAVNLRGVLLGLQATGRAMRAAGGGSVVVTASAAGLTGVRMSAAYSASKHGVIGLVKSAALELGPAGIRVNAICPGFIASNELLRRMGEELDVSSRFPLGRPGQADEVAHLVAFLAGENASFITGSVFTIDGGWLAGGIELRSDTDDPATGDDTVAALANTGARTSREHQPRRT; from the coding sequence ATGACGGAGCCAGGGCCGGCCTCGCTGGCGGGACGGGTCGCGGTCGTGACCGGGGCCGGGTCCGGAATCGGCGCGGCGACGACGGTGACGCTGGCAGCGCTGGGCGCGCGGGTGTGCTGCGCCGGACGTCGTGCCGACGGCGTCGAGCGGACGGCCGAGCGGATCACGGCCGCGGGCGGCAAGGCCTTCGGGCTGCGCGTCGACGTGGCGTCGCCGGAGGACAACGCCGCGATGGTGCGCGAGACGGTGAACCGCTACGGCGCCGTGCACATCGCGCACCTCAACGCCGCGACGGGGCACTGGGCCGGCGTCCTGGACTACCCGCTGGAGGAGTGGGACCACACGATGGCGGTGAACCTGCGCGGTGTGCTGCTCGGTCTGCAGGCGACGGGACGGGCGATGCGCGCCGCGGGCGGCGGCTCGGTCGTGGTCACGGCGTCGGCGGCCGGGCTGACCGGTGTGCGGATGTCGGCGGCGTACTCCGCGTCCAAGCACGGCGTGATCGGGCTGGTGAAGTCGGCCGCACTGGAGCTGGGGCCGGCCGGCATCCGGGTCAACGCGATCTGCCCGGGCTTCATCGCCAGCAACGAGCTGCTACGGAGGATGGGCGAGGAACTCGACGTCAGCAGCCGGTTCCCCCTGGGCCGGCCCGGGCAGGCCGACGAGGTCGCCCACCTGGTCGCGTTCCTGGCCGGCGAGAACGCCTCGTTCATCACCGGCAGCGTCTTCACCATCGACGGCGGCTGGCTGGCCGGCGGCATCGAACTGCGAAGCGATACCGACGACCCCGCCACGGGCGATGACACGGTCGCCGCCCTCGCCAACACCGGCGCCCGGACCTCCCGCGAACACCAGCCACGCCGGACGTAG
- a CDS encoding MFS transporter yields the protein MSTNHVQAVPADGSGPGAPDARQLRTILIAVSMALMAVIASVSGLNVAQTRIAVDLETTQSTVLWIINIYTLALSALLLPLGAIGDRLGRRPTLIAGLAVFGVASVVAALAPTAEFMLTARVANGVGAAIIMPVTLAVITSTFPEDQRGKAIGVWTAVAGGGGILGMFLSALLIDVADWRWLFALPIALVVLALAMTLRSVPNSRERSAHAFDTIGALVSVVAVVGLIFVLQEGPERGWTAPATLTSLAVGVVATVGFVSWELRRKDAALLDVRLFRERGLAGGSTTLVAVFGVQSGIFVVLFPFFQAVLDWSALLSAAALMPMAAAMMTASGLAPRMASRIGARPTMTAGVALTAAGLTLMALSVSVDGGYLSILPGIIVMGIGMGLAMVPSTEAITLSLPRAKQGVASALNDVTREFGTALGVAALGAILTAGYRDAIDDRLDGVPTATAATAREGIANAVEASASAGTDTQYLLDAARQSYVDGWQQSMWVGVAVMAVLALYIALRGPKDATRATEV from the coding sequence ATGAGCACGAACCATGTACAGGCAGTACCCGCTGACGGGTCCGGCCCGGGCGCGCCGGACGCGCGCCAGCTGCGCACGATCCTGATCGCCGTCTCGATGGCACTGATGGCCGTCATCGCCTCGGTGTCCGGGCTCAACGTCGCGCAGACACGCATAGCCGTCGACTTGGAGACCACGCAATCCACGGTCTTGTGGATCATCAACATCTACACCCTCGCGCTGTCCGCACTGCTGCTGCCGCTCGGCGCGATCGGTGACCGCCTGGGTCGCAGGCCGACGCTGATCGCCGGGTTGGCCGTGTTCGGCGTCGCGAGCGTTGTCGCCGCCCTCGCGCCGACCGCTGAATTCATGCTCACAGCGCGCGTGGCCAACGGTGTCGGGGCAGCCATCATCATGCCCGTCACCCTGGCCGTGATCACCTCCACGTTCCCCGAGGATCAGCGTGGCAAGGCGATCGGCGTGTGGACCGCCGTCGCCGGAGGCGGCGGCATCCTCGGCATGTTCCTGTCCGCCCTTCTCATCGACGTGGCCGACTGGCGCTGGCTGTTCGCCCTGCCCATCGCCTTGGTGGTCCTCGCCCTGGCCATGACGCTGAGGTCGGTTCCCAACTCCCGCGAGCGGTCCGCCCACGCCTTCGACACCATCGGCGCACTCGTCTCCGTCGTCGCCGTCGTCGGCCTCATCTTCGTCCTCCAGGAGGGGCCGGAGCGCGGCTGGACCGCACCGGCGACGCTGACCAGCCTGGCCGTCGGCGTCGTCGCCACGGTCGGCTTCGTGTCTTGGGAGTTGCGCCGCAAAGACGCCGCACTGCTGGACGTGCGCCTGTTCCGCGAACGCGGCCTTGCCGGCGGCTCGACCACCCTGGTGGCGGTCTTCGGTGTTCAGTCAGGCATCTTCGTGGTGCTCTTCCCGTTCTTCCAGGCCGTTCTCGACTGGTCGGCGTTGCTGTCCGCGGCGGCGCTGATGCCGATGGCCGCCGCGATGATGACGGCCTCCGGGCTGGCCCCGAGGATGGCTTCGCGGATCGGGGCCCGGCCGACCATGACCGCCGGAGTCGCGTTGACCGCTGCCGGACTCACGCTCATGGCCCTGTCCGTTTCCGTCGACGGCGGCTACCTGTCGATCCTGCCCGGCATCATCGTCATGGGCATCGGCATGGGCCTGGCCATGGTGCCATCCACCGAGGCCATCACCCTTTCCCTGCCGCGCGCGAAGCAGGGTGTCGCCTCGGCCCTCAACGACGTCACCCGCGAGTTCGGCACCGCGCTCGGCGTCGCCGCGCTGGGGGCGATCCTCACGGCCGGCTACCGCGACGCCATCGACGACCGGCTGGACGGCGTGCCCACGGCGACCGCGGCCACCGCGCGGGAGGGCATCGCCAACGCCGTCGAGGCATCGGCCAGCGCTGGCACGGACACGCAATACCTCCTCGACGCCGCGAGACAGTCCTACGTGGACGGATGGCAGCAATCCATGTGGGTCGGTGTCGCCGTCATGGCCGTGCTCGCCCTCTACATCGCCCTGCGCGGTCCGAAGGACGCCACCCGCGCCACCGAGGTGTGA